In a single window of the Planctomycetota bacterium genome:
- a CDS encoding branched-chain amino acid ABC transporter substrate-binding protein — MKFRVRGAWAAALSALAVSGCGRGGAPAGDPGLVKIVSSLPRTGSAAAQTGTIVNGIRLALEEAGGRAGPFRVAYEDWDDASPQRGDWDAAIEAANADRAVKDPDVVVYIGTYNSGAAKVSIPKLNAASLAMISPANTYPGFTKAGLGEPNEPAVYRPSGRINFFRVVPTDDLQGVLGAEWVKKLGGASVFVLHDRELYGKGIADLFKAHAGKIGLRVLGYEGIDSRAANYRSLAAKIAGLAPDWVYFGGTTQSNGGQLVKDLRAAGFRGRVLVPDGCVENAFIDSAGAANAEGIVHATFGGLPPEKLTGRGAEFYRKYRGRFGAEPEVYAVYGYECALAALEAIRRAGRKDRAAILEAVARTRDFEGALGRWSFDENGDITLRTMSGFVVKDGGWSFREILGGP; from the coding sequence ATGAAGTTCCGGGTCCGGGGCGCCTGGGCCGCCGCGCTTTCGGCCCTGGCCGTTTCGGGCTGCGGCCGGGGAGGGGCCCCGGCCGGCGACCCCGGCCTCGTCAAGATCGTCTCCAGCCTCCCCCGGACCGGAAGCGCCGCCGCCCAGACCGGGACGATCGTCAACGGCATCCGCCTGGCGCTCGAGGAGGCCGGCGGGCGCGCCGGGCCTTTCCGCGTGGCCTACGAGGACTGGGACGACGCCTCCCCCCAGCGGGGCGACTGGGACGCTGCGATCGAGGCGGCCAACGCGGATCGCGCCGTCAAGGATCCCGACGTCGTCGTCTACATCGGGACGTATAACTCCGGCGCGGCCAAGGTTTCGATTCCGAAACTCAACGCCGCGTCGCTCGCCATGATCTCCCCGGCCAATACCTATCCGGGGTTCACCAAGGCGGGCCTCGGGGAGCCCAACGAGCCCGCCGTCTACCGGCCCTCCGGGCGGATCAACTTCTTCCGCGTGGTTCCGACGGACGATCTTCAGGGGGTCCTGGGAGCCGAGTGGGTCAAGAAGCTCGGCGGCGCCTCCGTCTTCGTGCTTCACGACCGCGAGCTTTACGGCAAGGGGATCGCCGATCTCTTCAAGGCGCACGCGGGGAAGATCGGGCTGCGGGTTCTCGGCTACGAGGGGATCGACTCGCGGGCGGCGAATTACCGGTCGTTGGCGGCCAAGATCGCGGGACTGGCGCCCGACTGGGTCTATTTCGGCGGCACCACGCAGTCCAACGGCGGGCAGCTTGTCAAGGACCTGCGCGCCGCGGGGTTCCGGGGCCGGGTGCTGGTGCCCGACGGATGCGTCGAGAACGCGTTCATCGATTCGGCGGGGGCGGCCAACGCCGAGGGGATCGTCCACGCCACCTTCGGAGGGCTTCCTCCGGAGAAGCTGACGGGGCGGGGGGCGGAATTCTACCGGAAGTACCGCGGGCGTTTCGGAGCGGAGCCCGAGGTCTACGCGGTGTACGGCTACGAGTGCGCGCTTGCGGCGCTCGAGGCCATCCGCCGGGCCGGTCGCAAGGACCGGGCGGCGATCCTCGAGGCGGTGGCCCGGACGCGCGACTTCGAGGG
- a CDS encoding sodium-translocating pyrophosphatase, with translation MTSPEYSGFEKAMLWVVLLTALAALVYAGLLVGQVLKADTGTEKMKRVADATREGANGYLRQQFSRIWPLMVVITGILFLTKMGEGHNHVAFGRAAAFLMGSAFSWLVGFVGMRLATQGNLRVAAAARRSYGEAMQLGYRTGTITGMLTDGLGLLGGTLIFMAYGEQAYEALLGFGFGGTLLALFMRVGGGIYTKAADVGADLVGKIEKGIPEDDPRNAATIADNVGDNVGDCAGMAADIFESYEVTIVAAMILGYASFGHKGVIFPLLVRAIGVVGSIISTYSVRAGQKDTSDTALHSVHRGFMIGSLISVVGFFLLGFIYLKFDPSYFVQYKQAVFGFDLNGDRAGSVAELPWWANFGTSTLDMRPALTCLIGVFLAVALNKVTSYFTHTQYEPVKSLAKSCQTGHATNIIQGFAVGYESTVYAILIIAVAILGSVLIYSGTSPVFIAYGVAMCGIGMLTLTGNTISMDVFGPVADNANGIGEMGYDKEEMERAEPGSYKRSRQILADLDAVGNTTKAETKGIAIGSAVIAAVSLFASFIAVIAVGSEDKIHLMTTEQFFEHAGKLTPADPMVFIGFLIGGAVPFLFSSMLIRAVGRAAYLIVKEVRIQFRDREILEGKKTPDYGRVVSICTGAAQKELIGPGLLGIATPVLVGFFLGPYGLGGFLAGTILVGQLLAVFMANAGGAWDNAKKAIEDGLYGGKGSEAHKASVTGDTVGDPLKDTAGPALNPLIKVMNMVSLIVLPLVLKYNIGARTSATLKEVNPTVGWIIGLLALAGIAWAIWQSKRVTEEMRQMDEATGA, from the coding sequence ATGACGAGCCCCGAGTACAGCGGCTTCGAGAAGGCGATGCTCTGGGTCGTGCTCCTGACGGCCCTGGCGGCGCTCGTCTACGCGGGGCTTCTCGTGGGGCAGGTGCTCAAGGCCGACACCGGCACGGAGAAGATGAAGCGCGTGGCCGACGCCACGCGGGAGGGGGCCAACGGCTACCTCCGGCAGCAGTTCTCCCGCATCTGGCCCCTCATGGTTGTCATCACCGGCATCCTCTTCCTCACGAAGATGGGGGAGGGGCACAACCACGTGGCCTTCGGGCGGGCGGCGGCCTTCCTCATGGGATCGGCGTTCAGCTGGCTGGTGGGGTTCGTGGGCATGCGCCTGGCCACGCAGGGCAACCTGCGGGTGGCCGCCGCGGCCCGCCGCAGCTACGGCGAGGCCATGCAACTCGGATACCGCACCGGCACGATCACCGGAATGCTGACCGACGGCCTGGGGCTTCTGGGCGGAACCCTCATCTTCATGGCCTACGGCGAGCAGGCCTACGAGGCGCTGCTCGGGTTCGGGTTCGGAGGGACCCTCCTGGCGCTGTTCATGCGCGTGGGCGGAGGCATCTACACGAAGGCCGCCGACGTCGGGGCGGATCTCGTGGGCAAGATCGAGAAAGGCATCCCCGAGGACGATCCCCGCAACGCCGCCACCATCGCCGACAACGTGGGCGACAACGTCGGCGACTGCGCCGGCATGGCCGCCGACATCTTCGAGTCCTACGAGGTCACGATCGTGGCCGCGATGATCCTGGGGTACGCGAGCTTCGGCCACAAGGGCGTGATCTTCCCGCTTCTGGTGCGCGCGATCGGCGTCGTGGGCTCGATCATCTCGACCTACAGCGTCCGGGCCGGCCAGAAGGATACCTCCGACACGGCCCTCCACTCCGTCCACCGCGGCTTCATGATCGGCTCCCTCATCAGCGTGGTGGGCTTCTTCCTCCTGGGCTTCATCTACCTCAAGTTCGACCCGTCCTACTTCGTCCAGTACAAGCAGGCGGTCTTCGGATTCGATCTCAACGGGGACCGCGCGGGTTCGGTGGCGGAGCTTCCCTGGTGGGCGAACTTCGGGACTTCGACCCTCGACATGCGGCCGGCGCTGACGTGCCTCATCGGCGTCTTCCTGGCGGTCGCGCTCAACAAGGTCACGAGCTACTTCACCCACACGCAGTACGAACCCGTCAAGTCGCTCGCCAAGAGCTGCCAGACGGGCCACGCCACCAACATCATCCAGGGCTTCGCCGTCGGGTACGAGTCCACGGTCTACGCCATCCTCATCATCGCGGTGGCGATCCTGGGGTCGGTCCTCATCTACAGCGGCACGAGCCCGGTCTTCATCGCCTACGGCGTGGCCATGTGCGGGATCGGCATGCTGACCCTCACCGGCAACACGATCTCGATGGACGTCTTCGGTCCGGTGGCCGACAACGCCAACGGCATCGGCGAGATGGGCTACGACAAGGAGGAAATGGAGCGCGCCGAGCCGGGAAGCTACAAGCGGTCCCGGCAGATTCTGGCGGATCTGGACGCCGTGGGCAACACCACGAAAGCCGAGACCAAGGGGATCGCCATCGGCTCGGCCGTGATCGCCGCGGTGTCGCTCTTCGCCTCCTTCATCGCGGTGATCGCCGTGGGCAGCGAGGATAAGATCCACCTCATGACCACGGAGCAGTTCTTCGAGCACGCGGGGAAACTCACGCCGGCGGATCCCATGGTCTTCATCGGGTTCCTCATCGGCGGGGCGGTGCCGTTCCTCTTCTCGAGCATGCTCATCCGGGCCGTGGGCCGCGCGGCCTACCTCATCGTCAAGGAGGTCCGCATCCAGTTCCGCGACCGGGAGATCCTGGAGGGCAAGAAGACCCCGGACTACGGCCGCGTCGTCTCGATCTGCACGGGCGCCGCCCAGAAGGAGCTGATCGGCCCCGGGCTTCTGGGGATCGCCACTCCCGTGCTCGTGGGCTTCTTCCTGGGGCCTTACGGCCTGGGCGGCTTCCTGGCGGGGACGATTCTCGTGGGGCAGCTCCTGGCGGTCTTCATGGCCAACGCGGGCGGCGCCTGGGACAACGCCAAGAAAGCCATCGAGGACGGCCTCTACGGCGGCAAGGGGAGCGAAGCCCACAAGGCGTCCGTGACGGGAGACACGGTGGGCGACCCGCTCAAGGACACGGCCGGGCCGGCCTTGAATCCGCTCATCAAGGTGATGAACATGGTGAGCCTGATCGTTCTGCCGCTGGTGCTCAAATACAACATCGGCGCGCGGACGAGCGCCACCCTCAAGGAGGTCAACCCCACGGTGGGCTGGATCATCGGCCTGCTGGCCCTGGCGGGAATCGCCTGGGCCATCTGGCAGTCCAAGCGCGTGACCGAGGAGATGCGCCAGATGGACGAGGCGACGGGGGCGTGA